Proteins found in one Brevibacillus brevis genomic segment:
- the veg gene encoding biofilm formation stimulator Veg, with protein sequence MARNALLDIKRSLDGHIGERILLKANGGRRKTVERSGILEETYPSVFVVKLDDDQLFERVSYSYADILTETVELTVCRENEHIRITFVQQ encoded by the coding sequence ATGGCAAGAAACGCGTTACTTGACATTAAACGTAGTTTAGACGGACACATTGGTGAGCGCATCCTGCTGAAGGCTAATGGCGGTCGCCGCAAAACCGTTGAACGTAGTGGCATCCTCGAAGAAACTTACCCATCTGTGTTTGTGGTAAAGCTGGATGACGATCAACTCTTTGAGCGGGTATCTTACAGCTATGCTGACATCTTGACGGAAACAGTAGAATTGACGGTGTGCCGCGAAAACGAGCACATCCGCATCACATTTGTACAACAGTAG